The genomic segment CTGGAGCGGCTCAGTCCGCTGACTTCGCTGGCGACCCTGGCCGCGGTGAACGGAGCGTTTTGAAGAGTCTCCGCGACAATTCGGAGTTCCAGGCCGCCGCGCCCAATCCGCAGGCTTCGGCGGCAACGGTGCGTCGCATGCCTGCCGCGGGACCGCAGGGGATGTTCTTCCATCTCGATTTTGTGCGCAGCCTGCAGATGCATCGCAAGCTGGCGATGGGCATCTTCTTCACGTTCCTGGCGCTTTCCGCGGGGTACATGGCGAAGCGCTGGAACACCTATAAGGCGCAGGCGCTGGTGTATGTGCAGCCGTCGCCGCATAAGGTCATCGAGAGCGGGCAGGCGCAGCAGTGGCCTTACGACGCGAACACCTATGAGTCGTACATCCAGCAGCAGGTTCATGACGTGACGCGGCCTGACGTGCTGGCTGCCGCGTTGAAGCAGTTGCCGGGCTGGCAGGGTTCGCGTGAGAGCGAGCAGGCCGCTGCGGACCGGCTGGGCAGCGCGGTGGAAGTGACGCGAGTCGGCTCCGCGTATGAAGTGCAGATCGAGTCTACGGCGGGCAGCAGGGAAGAGGCCGCGCAGATTGCCAATGCGGTTGCCGCAAGTTACATCGACAGCGCCACGCGCGAACAGAGAGCGGGCGATCCGCAGCGAATCGAATTGCTTAAGGAAGAGCGCGACCGCATTCTGAAGGAACTGGGCAGCGACCGCACCGAGCAGGAATCGCTGAACCGCCAGCTGGGCGTGGCCGCTGTGAGCGGAGCGACGCCTGATCCGATCGACGACCAGATTGCGCAGACGCGCGCCGAACTGGTGAAGGCTCGTACCGCGAATGATGAGGCTGCAGCGAAGCTGACCGCGCTGTCAGGCAAAGGCGCCACTAACGCGGCGCTTGATGCCGAGGCCGACGAGATCGTGGCGGCCGATCCGGGTTTGGTGAGCATGAAGACGGCGCTCAACAAGCGGCGTTCCGATCTCATCTCGCAGATGGCGAACCTGACGCCGAATCATCCGCAGTACAAGCAGGATGCGGAAGAACTGGCCAAGATCAATGCATCGCTCGAGTCGATGTCGCACGAATTGCGCGCGAAGGCATCGGCACAGATATCGCAGAAGCTGAAGAACGATCTGGAACGCACCTCGAGCGTAGAAGCGCGGCTGAATGGCCGTCTCGGCCAGTTGACGGGAGCGGCCGGCACCGCAGCGCCGCGGATGCAGCGATTGAATGAGCTAGAAACCGACATCCAGCGCTTGCAGAACCGTTTCACGGCGGTCGATGAGCAATACCGCAACCTGACCATGGAAAACAGCTCGCCGGGTGCGGTTTACCTGGCATCGACCGCGCTGCCGCCTTTGCACGCAGCGCGTGCGAAGGTGTTGCGCAACGGCTTCATTGTGATTCTTGCCGGGCTGATGCTCGCCCTGGCAAGCGCGCTGATCGCGCACAACTTCGACAAGCGCATCTATATCGCGCAAGACGTGGAGCGGGTGCTCGGGTTCGCGCCCATGGCGCAGATTCCAGATATGTCCGAAGTAGGCGCAGGAGTCGCCGAGGAGTACATGCTGCGGCTGGCCGCGGCAGTGGAGCACGCGCATCAGCAGGGCATGCTGAACAGCTGCATCGTGACCGGCATTACCACGGGCGCTGGCGTGACCACCGTGTCGACCCACGTGAGCGGCATGCTTCAAGCCATGGGCCGTGAGACCGTGCTGGTGGATACCGTCGGCGCTCCGCAGGCTCGCCTCGGAGAACCAGGAGGTAATCACGGGACCGGACTGGTGCACGCGCCACGCGGAAGCCGCTCCACAGCTCTGCTGCAGCAGATGAACGAGGAAGCCGGAGAGGACAGCGTCGTTGTCACGGACACTGCGCCGCTGCTGGTTTCAGGCGAGACGGAGTATCTGGCGCGATTCGTCGATTCAGCGATTGTGGTGATCGAATCGGGTGTGACCACGAAGGCGCAACTGCGCGAGGTGGCGCAGACATTGCAAAGGCTTGAAGTCTCATCGGTCGGCTTTGTGCTGAACCGGATCTCGCTGAAGAATGCTAACGCGGGTTTTCGTGAGTCAGTGGCCGCGGTGGAGAGCCATCTGCGTGCCCAGGCGCGGCAGGCCGAGGCCGTTTCGACACGTCCAGCTCCTGTAAAGGAGACTTGGGCCCAGAGCGTTCAGGAAGTTCAGCCTCTGCGGATCGCTCCAGAGCAGCCGCAACCCGCGGCACCCGCGCATGAGAATGTCGCCGACATGGAGACGCAGCAGGTTGTTGAATCTCCGGTACCGGTGCCGACTGCAGCACCGGTCGCCGAACCGAAAATGGTGGTGCGGACGCCTGAGCCGGTCGCCGAGCCTGTAGTTCCCGCGGCCGCCAGGACCGAAGTCGCTCCGGCAGAACGCTGGGGGCTGCCCTCGTATACGCCCGCGTATATCGCTCCGCGGATGGAGATGGCTGCCGAAGAGACAGTCGTTGAACTCGCTGCTGCTGCTGCGGAGGTTCCCGCGACGGTTTCCGAGCCGAGCGCCGCACCGGAGCCAGAGGAACCTGTCAACCGGATTGAAGAACTCGACAAGCCTGAAGAAAAGCTCGCCCAACGGGAGCGCCCGGCGGCAAATTCGCCGTTTCGCGCGCAGGTCGCCCTTCCTATGCGCGGACGCCAGACAGTGCGATTCGCACCTGCGGTCGAGAGCAAGCAAGAGGCGATGACACCGGATCTGCTATTTCCAGAACGGAAACCAGTGCTGAATGAACCCATGCCCGAGCTGGAATACGAGCCTGTTCAGGCCGCAGTGGCAGTCGAAGAGGCAGTGATCGATCCGGCTGTAGAGAGCACCAACCTTTGGGACTACAGCGCGGCAACCGCTGCTCACGACGCATATTGGGGCGGCAACCATCAGCCGCCTATCGCCGAGCAGCCGGCGACAGTAGCGCCCGAGCGCATCACGAGCAGTGCAACCATGGTGCTGGCGCCCGTCCCCGAGCCCGTCGCGGTGGCCGCGGGAGCCTTCGAAGCAGAATCGGAACGGACGGGTTCAATTGCAGTCTCTCGCCTGAGTGGATTGCGCTCGCTCATGACCTCGCTAGGGGTCAAGAATCTGCGCAAGGAACTTGAAGCGCATAGGGCTCATCTGGAGCTGCCGGCCGATGTCGAAAGGCCAGCCGAGCGCCCCATTTTTGCGCAGCCCGAGGCGCCTGCTTCGACAGCCGCGGCGAGCAGAGCGCTCCTTCCCGAGGTCGTGGCTCGGCCAGAGATCATTCCGCCGCGCGTCACTCCCAACGAACCCGCGGAACGCGAATCGGATGTAAGGCGCCCGGTGAAGGCGCCTCGCGTGAGCCGCTGGGATACGGTTGATGACGTGGAGATCCTGCCGTCCAAGCGCGGACAGTACCGCAAGCGGCACTAGAGCTATTTGCACTCCGGGTGCGCTGAGGCATACCCTTCTTTTTGAGACTCCGCCATGCTTAGAAACGTCCGCAGATCGCGATCGATGCTGCTGATGCTATTCGTGTGTGTGTGTGCGGCGGCTCAGGAACCTGAGGCTGCATTGCAGTCGCTGGTCACAACCGGCGAAGTCACGCTTCGCGGACAGACGCGGCAATACGTCGTGCGCCATCTGCCGTCTTCGTCCTTTCCCGACCTTCCCGACGCCGTCGCAAATGAACTCAACCAGCGCGGCTGTCTCATCCCGCAGACTTACCAGGCTCATCAGCCTGAAAACGTGGTGCACGGAAGCTTTCAGCGCGCGGGCTCATCGGACTGGGCCGTCCTCTGTTCTGTGAAGGGCACGGTATCGTTGCTGGTGTTCTTCGACAGCTCTTCCAAGCCATCTGTTCTGGCGACCTCGCCAGAGACGCAGCGGCTTCAGGCCCATGAGTCCACCGGTGTGCTCGGTTTCAACTGGGGTATTGATGCGGCATCGCCCCAAGTCGTCCATGACGCACAGAATGGGCTCTCGCCACGGCCCGCCCGGCTTGATCACGATGCGCTCTCCGATTCCATCGTCGATCGTAAGACCATCTATCACTACTTTGCCGATAGCGCCTGGTCGCTGCTCGATATGCCGGATTAGCGGCTGCCCCGCGAGACAGGCAGTTGCTAACGGGCAGCCTCCCAATTTAGAAACATAGGAATAAATCGGTTCACTTAGGAGAATCTGCGATGTCTGTTTCGCGCCGCTTTGTGTTGGCTGCAACTCTCGCGCTTGTCGCTGTGCTGGTCCCTGCGCTCCGGGCCCAGGCGCCCGACGCAAAGGGGCACGGCGCTTTCGCCACCGGCAAATACCGCAATCTCTTCGCTGAAGCGGGACACTCGCAGAAAGAGATCCAGGCGAAGATCGATGCGGCCTATCAGCAGCTCTTTCACGGCGATCCGCAGACCCAGTCAATCGGATTCGCGGCCGGCAAAAATGCCGATGGCCCGCTCATGTACGTCACCGACTGGAACAACCACGACGTGCGCACGGAAGGCATGTCGTACGGCATGATGATCGCCGTCCAACTCGACAAGAAGTCTGACTTCGACGCGATCTGGAACTGGGCCAAGACCTACATGTATATCTCAGACCCGAAGGCGCCGAGCTATCAATACTTCGCCTGGTCGTGCAAGTACGACGGCGCGCACAACTCCGAAGGAGCGGCGCCCGATGGCGAGTCGTACTTCGCAATGGCGCTGCTGTTCGCGGCCAATCGCTGGGGAAATGGTCAGGGCATCTACAACTACCAGGCCGAGGCCGACAAGCTGCTGAGCGCGATGGTGCATCGCGCGGTGATCTCTGCGCCCAGCAAGTTCGGGACGCACACTGTGGGTCCGATGATGAACGCGAATCCGCCGGAAATTCTTTTCGTGCCGGATATTTCGCCGCAGATGTTCACCGATCCCTCGTACCACCTGCCTGCGTTCTACGAATTGTGGGCGCGCTGGGGACCGAAGGAAGACCGCGCCTTCTGGGTGAAGGCCGCTGAAACCAGCCGCAAGTTCTTCCCAAAAACGGTGAACGCACAAACGGGTCTCGCGCCGGTGTATGCGAACTTCGACGGCACTCCGCACAAGAACGGCTTCGTGCAGTCGAACGAATTCGGCTACGATGCCTGGCGCACAGCGAGCAACTGGAGCGTCGACTGGTCGTGGTGGCGCAAGGAGCCGGTTGAGCAGGAACTCAGTGACCGCATTCAAGCGTTCTTTGAAGGGCAGGGAATCGACAAGTACGGTCCCGTGTACTCGCTGGATGGGAAGGACATGGGCGCCACTCCTGGCCTCACGCACGAGGATCATCCTGCAGGCCTGGTGGGCACCAATGCGGTCGCCGGTCTGGCCGCGACCAACGAGGAGCGTGCGCGCAAATTTACGGATGCCCTGTGGAACACGTCGATTCCCGACGGCAGGGGCCGCTACTACGACGGCATGCTTTACCTGATGAGCATGATGCACGTCAGCGGCAATTTCCGGATCTGGGCGCCGAAGTAGAAGAACTAAACCATCGATTGCAGAAGCTGCCTGTATGCGTTCATCAGGATCGATGAATCGATGCCGACGGCGATGAGATCGAAGCCCTGCGCTGCATACGCACGCGCCTTCTCTGCGGTTGCGGCAAAAATCCCACACGGCTTGTCGGCTTCTTTGCAGAGATCATGAACTTCGGCAATTGCCGCGACGACCTCCGGCGCTTCAACCTGGCCGGGAATTCCGAAGGAGCCGCTCAGGTCGTAGGGGCCGATAATGACTGCATCAATGGCATCCTGCCCCACGATCTCCCGCGCATTCTGTACGCCGGCGACGGTCTCGATCTGCGCGACGACTGAATAGCTCTTCGTTGTCAGGTACTCCTGAAAGGTCGAACCATAGCCCTGTGCGCGTGCGATGCCCACGCTGCGCTGTCCGCGTGGCGGATAGAGCGCGGCTCGCGCAATTGCCCGCACGTCCTCAATGGTCGACACGGCAGGCAAAATGATCGCGTCGCATCCCGTTTCGAGATAGCGCTTGATCGCTGTAGGCGAGAAGTCCGGCAGCCGCACAAACGTCAGCGGACCCGCGCTGCAGAGGGCGGAGGCCGCGGCGGCGCTGACTTCGTTGAACTGCCCGTGCTCGCCATCAATCCAAAGCCAGTCGAATCCCGATAGCTGGGCGATCTCAACAGCGGCGGCATTGTCGA from the Occallatibacter riparius genome contains:
- a CDS encoding HpcH/HpaI aldolase family protein; this encodes MDLNAWVRERTPRFGTLLSIDNAAAVEIAQLSGFDWLWIDGEHGQFNEVSAAAASALCSAGPLTFVRLPDFSPTAIKRYLETGCDAIILPAVSTIEDVRAIARAALYPPRGQRSVGIARAQGYGSTFQEYLTTKSYSVVAQIETVAGVQNAREIVGQDAIDAVIIGPYDLSGSFGIPGQVEAPEVVAAIAEVHDLCKEADKPCGIFAATAEKARAYAAQGFDLIAVGIDSSILMNAYRQLLQSMV
- a CDS encoding glycosyl hydrolase family 8 — encoded protein: MSVSRRFVLAATLALVAVLVPALRAQAPDAKGHGAFATGKYRNLFAEAGHSQKEIQAKIDAAYQQLFHGDPQTQSIGFAAGKNADGPLMYVTDWNNHDVRTEGMSYGMMIAVQLDKKSDFDAIWNWAKTYMYISDPKAPSYQYFAWSCKYDGAHNSEGAAPDGESYFAMALLFAANRWGNGQGIYNYQAEADKLLSAMVHRAVISAPSKFGTHTVGPMMNANPPEILFVPDISPQMFTDPSYHLPAFYELWARWGPKEDRAFWVKAAETSRKFFPKTVNAQTGLAPVYANFDGTPHKNGFVQSNEFGYDAWRTASNWSVDWSWWRKEPVEQELSDRIQAFFEGQGIDKYGPVYSLDGKDMGATPGLTHEDHPAGLVGTNAVAGLAATNEERARKFTDALWNTSIPDGRGRYYDGMLYLMSMMHVSGNFRIWAPK
- a CDS encoding GumC family protein, which translates into the protein MKSLRDNSEFQAAAPNPQASAATVRRMPAAGPQGMFFHLDFVRSLQMHRKLAMGIFFTFLALSAGYMAKRWNTYKAQALVYVQPSPHKVIESGQAQQWPYDANTYESYIQQQVHDVTRPDVLAAALKQLPGWQGSRESEQAAADRLGSAVEVTRVGSAYEVQIESTAGSREEAAQIANAVAASYIDSATREQRAGDPQRIELLKEERDRILKELGSDRTEQESLNRQLGVAAVSGATPDPIDDQIAQTRAELVKARTANDEAAAKLTALSGKGATNAALDAEADEIVAADPGLVSMKTALNKRRSDLISQMANLTPNHPQYKQDAEELAKINASLESMSHELRAKASAQISQKLKNDLERTSSVEARLNGRLGQLTGAAGTAAPRMQRLNELETDIQRLQNRFTAVDEQYRNLTMENSSPGAVYLASTALPPLHAARAKVLRNGFIVILAGLMLALASALIAHNFDKRIYIAQDVERVLGFAPMAQIPDMSEVGAGVAEEYMLRLAAAVEHAHQQGMLNSCIVTGITTGAGVTTVSTHVSGMLQAMGRETVLVDTVGAPQARLGEPGGNHGTGLVHAPRGSRSTALLQQMNEEAGEDSVVVTDTAPLLVSGETEYLARFVDSAIVVIESGVTTKAQLREVAQTLQRLEVSSVGFVLNRISLKNANAGFRESVAAVESHLRAQARQAEAVSTRPAPVKETWAQSVQEVQPLRIAPEQPQPAAPAHENVADMETQQVVESPVPVPTAAPVAEPKMVVRTPEPVAEPVVPAAARTEVAPAERWGLPSYTPAYIAPRMEMAAEETVVELAAAAAEVPATVSEPSAAPEPEEPVNRIEELDKPEEKLAQRERPAANSPFRAQVALPMRGRQTVRFAPAVESKQEAMTPDLLFPERKPVLNEPMPELEYEPVQAAVAVEEAVIDPAVESTNLWDYSAATAAHDAYWGGNHQPPIAEQPATVAPERITSSATMVLAPVPEPVAVAAGAFEAESERTGSIAVSRLSGLRSLMTSLGVKNLRKELEAHRAHLELPADVERPAERPIFAQPEAPASTAAASRALLPEVVARPEIIPPRVTPNEPAERESDVRRPVKAPRVSRWDTVDDVEILPSKRGQYRKRH